The Oscillatoria acuminata PCC 6304 genomic interval AATTGATTCTGAAATCAACCCGGCATCTAGGGGTTTCTCGGCAAATCTGGCTAGAGACTGAATGCGGTGCTGATTCCCCAAGAACTAAGAGGGATTAGATGGGGTGGCATTGGGGGTGGGTTGTGGGTCTAACTGAGGCGTGGGCATATTTTGGAGTTCCCACACTTTGAGCAAGATCAGATATTCATAAAATGCCTGTAAGGTACACCAAGCAAACCCGGCACGTCCATCGAGGATGCCCCCGAGCATAAAGTACATATAAATAAAGCGCAATAGGGGACGAAAGGGGAGGCGTAGGGAGAGATCTTTGAGTGCTCTGCGTTTTTCCACTTCCGATCGCCCAAAAAAGAGATTATTCCAGGAGACTTCCCCTTTTTGTAGTTGGCGCAGGGTTTCTTGAGCTTCATCACTAGAGTAGCGGTTGTGTTTGTCCAACCAGCGACTCAATCCTTTGCTACTGGTGTAGTGGGGATAGGTTTCTCTGAGAAATCCGGTGGGACCATCACAGACTTCCCGTTCCGTATGTCCGTAATCCGTGAACCATACCTTGTCCTTGCGGAATAAACGCAGTTGATAGCGGGGGTACTGGGTGCTGTACCGAATCCACTGGTTCATAAACATGACGCGCTCGGCGACATAGTAGCCGATAATTTCGTCGGGGTTGGCGATCGCATCGAGACATTCCTGAAAAAGTTCTGGAGTCATGCGCTCATCAGCTTCCAGGATATAAACCCATTCATGTTGGGTGGGAATCTCTTGCAGCATCCAAGTCCGTTGTTTGCCGTGACTTTCAAAGGGATGCTGGACCACCTGTACGGGATACTGACGAGCAATCTCCACAGTGCGATCGCTTGACATCGAGTCCACCACGATAATCTCATCACTCAGCATGGCGGACTCGATGCAAGCAGCAATATCAATTTGTTCGTTATGGGTCAGGATATAAATCGAAAACATGGGGGGCA includes:
- a CDS encoding glycosyltransferase family 2 protein, whose amino-acid sequence is MFSIYILTHNEQIDIAACIESAMLSDEIIVVDSMSSDRTVEIARQYPVQVVQHPFESHGKQRTWMLQEIPTQHEWVYILEADERMTPELFQECLDAIANPDEIIGYYVAERVMFMNQWIRYSTQYPRYQLRLFRKDKVWFTDYGHTEREVCDGPTGFLRETYPHYTSSKGLSRWLDKHNRYSSDEAQETLRQLQKGEVSWNNLFFGRSEVEKRRALKDLSLRLPFRPLLRFIYMYFMLGGILDGRAGFAWCTLQAFYEYLILLKVWELQNMPTPQLDPQPTPNATPSNPS